The Algoriphagus halophilus genome window below encodes:
- a CDS encoding MutS-related protein — protein MKGFDYDMDDLPGKIAQVKSSAGRLSFLRLLIFVGIGIFGVLTLSQSVIWVLPLIAAIIIFISSIQKYNYKKDQEAIYNALILIDKQAGQRKDRELVGIDQGKEFQDKNHPFANDLDLFGEHSLFQLVNHTISKGARKKLADLMKSSFDQKEAKKLQKASEELAGKPGLLKAIESCGIAFFSEEKSSSHWRELLTSQKKIPLYISVLSILGPVFGLILVGLSIVGVIPGAIVGVWILLGLIPLGYVFKFLKEASEKLPTRSQLKAYTTWLYELEKMEFSSPLLKEKHQLILTKKESASQLFKQLDRLGMWIDNRLNILYIPFNLLLWTDLMLMKQFQTWINIHGEAMAKIPDLLEDWEVLVSLGAFEYEIGVHGDLEFDDSAVLVGSEISHPLLKPEKAIANDFQLGLMQKFILLTGANMSGKTTFMRTLGINAVMANIGLKPFASKFKMGDFQLYTSMRNTDNLGESVSSFYAELSRIHNLIERLEKKEKIFFLLDEILKGTNTEDRIAGSEALLKQVAKTEGLGIVSTHDIELSALEGKIAGVENRSFHSEILDDTINFDYKLKKGPCPSFNAHKLMELMGIRFQE, from the coding sequence ATGAAGGGATTTGATTATGATATGGATGATCTTCCGGGTAAAATTGCTCAAGTAAAAAGCAGTGCTGGAAGATTGTCTTTTTTAAGGCTCCTTATTTTTGTAGGGATAGGAATTTTTGGGGTGTTGACCTTATCCCAATCCGTAATTTGGGTCTTACCATTGATAGCTGCGATCATTATTTTTATTAGCTCTATTCAGAAATATAACTATAAAAAGGACCAGGAAGCGATTTACAATGCCTTAATTTTAATTGATAAACAGGCAGGTCAAAGGAAAGACCGGGAACTGGTAGGAATTGATCAAGGAAAAGAATTTCAAGACAAGAATCACCCTTTTGCCAATGACTTGGATCTTTTTGGAGAACATTCCTTATTTCAATTGGTAAATCATACCATATCGAAAGGAGCTCGGAAAAAGTTAGCAGATTTAATGAAAAGCTCCTTTGATCAAAAAGAAGCTAAAAAGCTTCAAAAAGCAAGTGAGGAATTAGCAGGAAAGCCAGGCTTGTTAAAAGCAATTGAGAGCTGTGGGATTGCTTTTTTTTCAGAGGAAAAATCCTCTTCACATTGGCGGGAATTACTTACTAGCCAGAAAAAAATCCCCTTATATATCTCTGTTTTGTCAATTCTAGGTCCAGTTTTCGGGTTGATATTGGTAGGATTGTCTATAGTTGGAGTTATCCCCGGAGCTATAGTAGGAGTTTGGATTTTGTTAGGATTAATCCCATTGGGCTATGTTTTTAAATTTTTGAAGGAAGCATCCGAAAAGCTTCCGACTAGAAGCCAATTGAAAGCCTATACTACCTGGTTATATGAATTGGAGAAAATGGAGTTTTCCTCACCTTTGTTGAAAGAAAAACATCAGTTAATCCTAACCAAAAAGGAAAGCGCTTCTCAACTATTTAAACAATTGGATCGCTTAGGGATGTGGATTGATAATAGATTGAATATCCTTTATATACCTTTCAATCTACTTTTATGGACCGATTTGATGTTGATGAAGCAATTTCAGACTTGGATAAATATCCATGGTGAGGCGATGGCAAAAATCCCTGATCTATTAGAAGATTGGGAAGTCTTGGTTTCATTAGGTGCTTTTGAGTATGAAATTGGCGTTCATGGTGATCTCGAATTTGATGATTCTGCAGTCTTGGTAGGATCAGAAATTTCGCATCCCTTGTTGAAACCTGAAAAAGCAATTGCGAATGACTTTCAATTAGGGCTTATGCAGAAATTCATTCTTTTAACGGGGGCAAACATGAGCGGAAAGACGACATTTATGAGAACACTTGGCATAAATGCGGTCATGGCAAATATAGGGTTGAAACCATTTGCGAGTAAATTTAAAATGGGCGATTTTCAGCTCTACACCAGTATGCGGAATACGGATAATTTAGGAGAGTCTGTCAGTTCATTTTATGCCGAACTAAGTAGAATTCATAATCTGATCGAGCGATTGGAGAAGAAGGAGAAAATATTTTTTCTATTGGATGAAATTTTAAAAGGTACCAATACAGAAGATCGAATAGCGGGTAGTGAGGCTTTGCTTAAACAGGTAGCAAAAACAGAAGGGTTAGGCATAGTCAGTACGCATGATATAGAACTTTCGGCTTTAGAAGGAAAGATTGCAGGTGTTGAAAACCGAAGTTTTCATTCGGAGATTTTGGATGATACCATCAACTTTGATTATAAATTAAAAAAAGGGCCATGCCCAAGTTTTAATGCGCATAAATTAATGGAGTTGATGGGAATCAGGTTTCAAGAGTAG
- a CDS encoding UbiA family prenyltransferase: MITVSSLKHLRIPFSLFLMPVFFFALAITPNLQELRILWVFLSLHLFLYPSSNAYNSFYDQDEESIGGLKNPPKVTPDLFWLSLLFFAVALFIGLQINWQFASMILLYGLVSMAYSYPGIRIKKYPWASWFIAGFFQGYFTFAMAYVGLSDLTWASVLKPHVIIPGMLTSMMLWGSYPLTQVYQHGEDSKRGDNTLSLKLGIKGTFYFSNLWFILTGIAFIWYFISKNQQEIIWVYLGAMAPIILYFLLWFSFVRTNPDKYTNYSWAMGMNAISALFLNAFFIYYFFENTQILQVFGN, from the coding sequence ATGATCACTGTTTCCAGTTTAAAGCATTTAAGAATTCCTTTTTCATTGTTCCTGATGCCGGTATTCTTTTTTGCGCTAGCCATCACTCCGAATCTTCAGGAATTGAGAATACTTTGGGTTTTTCTATCCCTTCATTTATTCTTATACCCTTCTAGCAATGCTTACAACAGCTTTTATGATCAAGATGAAGAAAGCATTGGAGGCTTAAAAAATCCTCCCAAAGTTACCCCGGACTTGTTTTGGTTATCCTTGCTCTTTTTTGCTGTGGCTTTATTTATTGGCCTCCAGATCAATTGGCAATTTGCCTCAATGATTCTTCTTTATGGCTTGGTAAGCATGGCATATAGCTATCCTGGAATCAGAATTAAAAAGTACCCTTGGGCAAGCTGGTTTATCGCAGGTTTTTTTCAGGGTTATTTCACCTTTGCTATGGCTTATGTAGGCTTGAGCGATTTAACTTGGGCCTCTGTACTTAAACCCCATGTAATCATTCCAGGCATGTTGACCAGTATGATGCTTTGGGGGTCTTACCCTCTAACACAGGTCTATCAACATGGAGAAGACTCAAAAAGAGGAGATAATACCCTCAGTTTAAAACTTGGAATCAAAGGAACATTTTACTTTTCAAACCTTTGGTTTATCCTAACTGGCATCGCATTTATCTGGTATTTTATAAGTAAAAATCAACAGGAAATTATCTGGGTATATCTAGGGGCCATGGCACCCATTATTTTATACTTTTTACTTTGGTTTAGCTTCGTCCGAACTAATCCTGATAAATATACAAACTACAGCTGGGCCATGGGAATGAATGCCATCTCTGCACTATTTCTAAATGCCTTCTTTATCTATTACTTTTTCGAAAACACCCAGATTTTACAGGTCTTTGGCAATTAA
- a CDS encoding YcxB family protein encodes MIVKTKKYQLETGTYIKMGLASILKEQWWVILIAVAIMCGYFWIPSIWWIIGALIAYGLYVLFWAIQFTGVTQMEQNKTIFEKMAYEIDSRQILMKINTRQGMPVQWNMIKKAEVKKDAYVLYLSKAQFIHLPFRIFNSDNERKFMETILKRKELIK; translated from the coding sequence ATGATAGTAAAGACGAAAAAATACCAACTGGAAACAGGAACTTATATTAAAATGGGATTGGCTAGCATTCTGAAAGAGCAATGGTGGGTAATCCTAATCGCCGTAGCCATTATGTGTGGCTATTTCTGGATTCCTTCCATTTGGTGGATTATCGGAGCCTTAATCGCCTATGGCTTGTATGTTTTATTTTGGGCAATCCAGTTTACGGGAGTAACTCAGATGGAGCAAAACAAAACCATCTTTGAGAAAATGGCCTATGAAATTGACAGTAGACAAATCTTGATGAAAATCAATACCCGCCAAGGAATGCCAGTGCAATGGAATATGATCAAAAAGGCTGAAGTGAAAAAAGATGCGTATGTACTATACCTATCAAAGGCACAATTTATCCATCTTCCATTTAGAATTTTCAATTCGGATAATGAGCGAAAATTCATGGAAACTATTCTGAAAAGAAAAGAACTGATCAAATAA
- a CDS encoding zinc-dependent metalloprotease translates to MQPKLLRRFTLMLCVMGVFLHAEDSFAQKKKKKDSKNAPAVSSTPAKPNGGSKSGPKPYSEVITKEAKSKDGLFKVHQIDEKYFYEIPESMFGKDMLMVTTIAKTADGIGYGGERTNTLMLRWEKDNDNVLLRVVSVNNFAADSLPISMAVKNSNFEPILQKFDVKSRSTDSTGVVIEATDLFSKDVQALGLPRNRRTGFKVTRLDNDRSFIQHIHTYPINIEARYILTYNASEPPSNSSTGLITLEMNSSMILLPEEPMMQRLADRRVGWFSRSIVDYGSDAQKAANRTFLDRWRLEVKEEDVEKFKRGELVEPKKQIVYYIDPATPEKWVPYLIAGVEDWQAAFEEAGFKNAITAKRAPSKEEDPDWSPEDARYSVIRYFASDIQNAYGPHVSDPRTGEILESDIGWYHNVMNLLRNWFFIQTAAINPDARNVKFDDEVMGRLIRFVSSHEVGHTLGLPHNFASSHAYPVEKLRDAEFTKAMGTAPSIMDYARFNYIAQPGDEGVSLMPNVGPYDKYAIAWGYRPILDAKTPEEEQLTLDQWITSKNGDPIYRYGRQGNSYDPTAQSEDLGDNSMKASEYGIANLKRIVPNLDTWTAEPDKPFKDYDDLEEMYGQVVTQFNRYMGHVRTNVGGVAEVYKSSGQDEAVYTHTPKEIQKSAIAFLNKELFATPTWLMDDQIFARIDDFGALERIRGVQVNALNGVLEWGRLGRVIENEALNGSEAYSMTELFDDLRKGIWTELASGKTIDVHRRALQRAHIERLEVLLTQDEPSVPAAFRRYVGPQINASQSDIRPMARGELKTLQRQINAAISRTSDKMSKLHLEDLSARIDAILDPK, encoded by the coding sequence ATGCAACCCAAATTATTAAGGAGATTTACTCTGATGCTATGTGTCATGGGTGTCTTTTTGCATGCTGAGGACTCTTTCGCTCAAAAGAAAAAAAAGAAAGACTCCAAAAATGCCCCTGCAGTCAGCTCTACCCCTGCAAAACCAAATGGCGGCTCTAAGTCAGGCCCGAAACCTTATTCAGAGGTAATCACCAAAGAGGCAAAATCAAAAGACGGCCTTTTTAAAGTACACCAAATTGATGAGAAGTATTTTTATGAAATTCCTGAATCCATGTTCGGGAAAGACATGCTCATGGTTACTACCATTGCCAAAACAGCGGATGGTATTGGGTATGGAGGGGAACGCACCAACACCTTAATGCTAAGATGGGAAAAAGACAATGACAATGTCCTTTTGAGAGTGGTTTCTGTCAACAATTTTGCGGCAGATTCATTGCCAATTTCGATGGCAGTTAAAAACTCCAACTTTGAACCGATCCTTCAAAAATTCGATGTCAAATCAAGATCTACTGACTCAACAGGAGTAGTGATTGAAGCAACTGATTTATTCAGCAAGGATGTTCAAGCATTGGGCTTACCTAGAAACAGAAGAACTGGTTTTAAAGTGACTCGTTTGGACAATGACAGATCTTTTATCCAGCATATTCATACCTATCCAATCAATATCGAGGCAAGATATATCTTAACCTATAATGCTTCCGAGCCTCCTTCCAACAGTTCCACTGGGCTAATCACTTTAGAAATGAATTCCTCCATGATCTTACTTCCTGAGGAACCAATGATGCAACGATTAGCAGACAGAAGAGTGGGATGGTTTAGTAGATCTATTGTAGATTATGGATCTGATGCACAAAAAGCAGCTAATAGAACCTTCCTTGATCGCTGGAGATTAGAAGTAAAAGAGGAAGATGTTGAGAAATTTAAAAGAGGGGAGCTTGTAGAACCGAAAAAGCAGATTGTCTATTACATCGACCCTGCTACTCCTGAGAAATGGGTTCCTTACCTAATTGCTGGTGTGGAAGATTGGCAAGCTGCTTTTGAAGAAGCTGGATTCAAAAATGCCATTACTGCCAAAAGAGCACCTAGTAAAGAAGAAGATCCTGATTGGAGTCCAGAAGATGCTCGTTATTCCGTGATTAGATATTTCGCTTCTGATATTCAGAATGCCTATGGACCCCACGTTTCTGACCCAAGAACAGGTGAAATTCTTGAGTCTGATATTGGTTGGTACCATAACGTAATGAATTTATTGAGAAACTGGTTCTTTATCCAAACTGCTGCCATCAATCCAGATGCTAGGAATGTCAAATTTGATGATGAAGTAATGGGTCGATTGATTCGTTTCGTATCCTCTCATGAAGTAGGACATACATTAGGATTACCTCACAACTTTGCCTCTTCCCATGCTTATCCTGTGGAGAAATTGAGAGATGCCGAGTTCACTAAAGCAATGGGTACGGCGCCTTCTATTATGGATTATGCTCGATTCAATTACATTGCTCAGCCTGGTGATGAGGGAGTTAGTTTGATGCCTAATGTAGGACCTTATGACAAATATGCGATTGCGTGGGGTTACCGACCTATCCTAGATGCCAAAACACCAGAAGAAGAACAACTGACATTAGATCAATGGATTACCTCCAAAAACGGAGATCCAATCTACAGATATGGGCGTCAAGGAAACAGTTATGATCCAACTGCTCAATCTGAAGATTTAGGAGATAACTCCATGAAAGCATCAGAGTATGGAATCGCAAACTTGAAGCGAATCGTTCCTAATTTGGATACTTGGACTGCTGAACCTGACAAACCTTTCAAAGATTATGATGACTTGGAAGAAATGTATGGCCAAGTTGTTACCCAGTTTAACAGGTATATGGGCCACGTTAGAACGAATGTTGGTGGAGTTGCTGAGGTGTATAAATCTTCCGGACAAGACGAGGCTGTGTATACACATACTCCAAAAGAGATTCAGAAGTCAGCCATTGCTTTCTTAAATAAGGAATTGTTTGCTACCCCAACTTGGTTGATGGATGATCAAATCTTTGCTAGAATAGATGACTTTGGAGCCTTAGAGAGAATCAGAGGTGTTCAAGTAAACGCATTGAATGGTGTGTTGGAATGGGGAAGACTAGGTAGGGTCATTGAAAATGAAGCGTTAAATGGATCTGAGGCCTATTCCATGACCGAATTATTTGACGACTTGAGAAAAGGAATCTGGACTGAACTTGCCTCTGGTAAAACCATTGACGTACACAGAAGAGCACTTCAAAGAGCCCATATCGAGCGATTGGAAGTTTTACTTACCCAAGATGAGCCTTCCGTTCCTGCTGCATTCAGAAGATATGTAGGACCTCAAATTAATGCCTCTCAATCTGATATCCGCCCGATGGCAAGAGGTGAGTTAAAAACACTACAAAGACAGATCAATGCAGCGATTTCTAGAACTTCCGACAAAATGTCTAAACTACATTTAGAAGATCTTTCTGCTAGAATTGATGCGATCTTAGATCCTAAATAA
- a CDS encoding methyltransferase domain-containing protein, with product MSKFSQRSYEKELMDNLDCGGEELNHTLNELKTINKWLGGNYVTTSGIAKLVKLKPQETYEVADIGCGGGDMIKVMADWSRSQKNRFKFIGIDANRNIIDLALVRLSNESEITFEVQNVFEPGFSDCKVDITTCTLFTHHFTDQELIDLLKSLREKSRVGIVINDLHRHWFAYYSIKVLTRLFSKSKMVQNDAPLSVLRSFSKRDWERILNSAQLKNFEISWHWAFRWQVLVLI from the coding sequence ATGAGCAAATTTTCTCAAAGGAGCTACGAAAAGGAATTGATGGATAACCTGGACTGTGGAGGAGAAGAGCTCAACCACACCTTAAATGAATTGAAAACCATCAATAAATGGCTTGGAGGAAATTATGTGACCACTTCTGGTATTGCTAAACTGGTCAAGCTGAAACCCCAAGAAACCTATGAAGTCGCAGATATTGGTTGTGGTGGTGGGGATATGATCAAAGTGATGGCAGATTGGTCCAGATCCCAAAAAAATAGGTTTAAATTTATAGGAATTGACGCCAATCGGAACATTATTGACCTTGCACTGGTTAGGTTATCAAATGAATCCGAAATTACTTTTGAAGTTCAAAATGTATTTGAACCAGGGTTTTCAGATTGCAAAGTAGATATTACTACTTGTACGCTCTTTACACATCATTTTACAGATCAAGAACTTATTGATCTTCTCAAATCACTTCGTGAAAAATCCCGTGTGGGAATTGTCATCAATGATTTGCACCGTCATTGGTTTGCTTATTATAGTATCAAAGTACTGACTAGGTTATTTAGCAAATCCAAAATGGTTCAAAATGACGCTCCTTTGTCGGTATTAAGAAGCTTTTCTAAACGAGATTGGGAAAGGATATTAAATTCAGCTCAATTAAAAAATTTTGAAATCAGCTGGCATTGGGCTTTTCGCTGGCAAGTTTTAGTTTTAATATAA
- a CDS encoding mechanosensitive ion channel family protein → MFELSQETTDALYAEGISLGIEIALRIISALLFYFVAKFIAKKILAGLKRFLDKRDDAPSLNEFLYGFSKILLYAVVFVGVLMILGVPGSSFLAIFGAAGLAIGLALQGSLSNFAGGLLILAFKPFKVGHVVVAQGHTGTVAKIQILYTHLMTFDNQEVIIPNGNLANSDIVNMSTQETRRAELKVGVAYGTNIKQAKEIILNIFENDPRALKDPAPFVALNNFGDSSLDIVVRVWAKSADMWPMYFAGMEAINSEFEKHGIEIPFPQRVVHQIKEKAAEEES, encoded by the coding sequence ATGTTTGAACTGTCTCAAGAAACTACAGATGCACTTTATGCAGAGGGTATTAGTTTAGGTATAGAGATCGCACTTCGAATTATTAGCGCATTATTATTTTATTTTGTCGCTAAGTTTATCGCTAAGAAAATCTTAGCAGGTTTAAAGCGCTTTTTAGATAAAAGGGATGATGCTCCATCTTTGAATGAATTCCTTTATGGCTTCTCCAAAATTCTACTTTATGCAGTAGTTTTTGTAGGTGTATTAATGATTTTAGGCGTTCCAGGAAGTTCATTCTTAGCAATATTTGGTGCTGCTGGTCTTGCTATTGGCTTAGCGCTTCAAGGTTCCTTATCTAATTTTGCAGGGGGCTTATTGATATTGGCTTTTAAACCATTCAAAGTTGGACATGTGGTGGTCGCTCAGGGCCATACCGGAACCGTTGCAAAAATTCAGATCTTATATACTCATTTGATGACTTTTGATAATCAGGAGGTGATTATCCCTAATGGTAACCTGGCAAATTCTGACATTGTCAATATGAGTACACAAGAGACAAGAAGAGCTGAGTTAAAGGTGGGTGTTGCCTATGGAACGAATATTAAGCAAGCAAAAGAGATCATCTTAAACATTTTTGAGAATGATCCGAGAGCATTGAAAGACCCGGCACCTTTTGTTGCATTGAATAATTTTGGGGATAGCTCTTTGGATATTGTAGTCAGAGTTTGGGCAAAGTCAGCGGACATGTGGCCAATGTATTTTGCGGGTATGGAAGCTATTAATTCGGAATTTGAAAAGCATGGAATTGAAATTCCATTCCCACAAAGAGTGGTTCATCAAATCAAAGAAAAGGCGGCAGAAGAAGAATCATAA
- a CDS encoding type III polyketide synthase, producing the protein MNSSIVSIGLANPGYPIKQASIAGFMKFAHQLDDVEARKLRFLYKKSGIETRHSVLLDFEKEDPNEFTFFPNNQELSPFPRTKSRMGVFNKSAPELAFEASKKCLDKASVQAKEVTHLILVSCTGMVAPGVELELMNSLGLDSSVERYCLHFMGCYAAFTGIKLSDKILKAEPDANVLLVSVELCTLHFQKEYVEDNILANSLFGDGAAAALLKKSDHGLKIKSYLSQVIREGEKDMAWGIGDFGFEMRLTKYIPSLLDLGIHQLIDLFERKFQVSKIKHFAIHPGGKQILNKVQEAFGLPQSVNFHALEVLRNFGNMSSATILFVLERMLHDDAVSGDILSLGFGPGLTLETLHLEK; encoded by the coding sequence ATGAATTCCAGCATCGTCAGTATTGGCTTAGCCAACCCAGGGTATCCAATCAAACAGGCTTCAATAGCAGGTTTTATGAAATTTGCCCATCAACTCGATGATGTGGAGGCTAGAAAGCTAAGGTTTTTATATAAAAAATCAGGTATTGAAACCAGGCATAGCGTGTTGTTGGATTTTGAAAAGGAGGATCCAAACGAGTTTACATTTTTTCCAAACAATCAAGAATTGTCTCCATTTCCTCGAACCAAATCTAGGATGGGGGTTTTTAATAAATCAGCTCCGGAACTTGCTTTCGAGGCTTCTAAAAAATGTTTGGATAAAGCTTCCGTACAGGCAAAGGAGGTGACCCATCTTATTTTGGTTTCCTGCACGGGAATGGTAGCCCCAGGAGTAGAACTTGAATTAATGAATTCTTTGGGGCTTGATAGTTCTGTGGAGCGTTATTGCTTGCATTTTATGGGGTGTTATGCAGCTTTTACGGGAATTAAGCTTTCTGATAAAATCCTGAAAGCAGAACCCGATGCAAATGTATTATTAGTGTCTGTGGAATTATGCACGTTGCATTTTCAGAAGGAGTATGTGGAAGATAATATTTTGGCAAATTCACTTTTTGGGGATGGGGCAGCAGCTGCCTTATTAAAAAAATCAGATCACGGCTTGAAAATAAAGTCCTATTTAAGTCAGGTAATTAGAGAAGGTGAAAAAGATATGGCCTGGGGGATAGGAGATTTTGGTTTTGAAATGCGATTGACTAAGTACATCCCTTCCTTATTAGATCTGGGAATACACCAGTTAATAGATTTGTTTGAAAGGAAGTTTCAAGTTTCCAAAATAAAGCACTTTGCTATACATCCTGGTGGAAAACAAATTCTTAACAAAGTTCAAGAGGCCTTTGGATTACCCCAGTCAGTAAACTTTCATGCATTGGAAGTCTTACGCAATTTTGGAAACATGTCTTCAGCCACTATACTTTTTGTACTGGAACGAATGCTACATGACGATGCAGTATCTGGGGATATTCTATCTCTTGGGTTTGGACCAGGGTTGACTTTGGAAACGCTTCATTTAGAAAAGTAA
- a CDS encoding Fur family transcriptional regulator, which produces MSNPHSILQSHKLRITDCRLEIIREFLEKQVALAHADLEDSLDNQFDRVTIYRTLKTFVDKDVIHKVLDDSGGAKYALCSHEEHEEHSHEHVHFKCEKCGETTCLESITLPTIKLPNGFQKKEMSLLVQGICDKCH; this is translated from the coding sequence ATGTCCAACCCACATTCCATATTACAAAGTCACAAGTTGCGAATTACCGACTGCAGATTGGAAATCATACGAGAATTCCTTGAAAAGCAGGTGGCGTTGGCGCATGCAGATTTAGAAGATAGCTTAGACAATCAATTTGACCGGGTTACGATCTACAGAACCTTAAAAACATTTGTTGACAAAGATGTGATCCACAAGGTTTTGGACGATAGTGGGGGGGCTAAATATGCACTTTGTTCACATGAAGAGCATGAAGAACATAGCCATGAACATGTGCATTTCAAATGTGAAAAATGCGGGGAGACTACTTGCTTGGAATCAATTACATTGCCTACTATCAAACTCCCAAATGGATTTCAAAAAAAAGAAATGAGTTTATTGGTGCAGGGAATCTGCGATAAATGCCATTAA
- a CDS encoding nitroreductase family protein: MEKKKIDGYDHIRYKRAQISPEEMISKSKEFFFEMDQRRTVREFDPRPIPMEVIENIIKTASTAPSGAHKQPWTFCVISDPEVKKKIRLAAEEEERISYDGRMSETWKSDLKPLGTNWEKPFLEDAPYLIVVFKQSYGMENGAKVQHYYVSESVGIACGFLIAAIHQAGLVAVTHTPSPMNFLSQILHRPSHEKPFLLVPVGYPKEETYVPDIHRKSLEEIMIRF; the protein is encoded by the coding sequence ATGGAAAAGAAAAAAATTGATGGGTATGACCATATCCGATACAAAAGAGCCCAAATCTCCCCGGAAGAAATGATTTCAAAATCGAAAGAATTCTTCTTTGAAATGGATCAAAGAAGAACAGTGAGAGAATTTGATCCGAGACCAATTCCAATGGAGGTTATCGAGAATATTATCAAAACTGCAAGCACCGCTCCTTCAGGTGCACATAAGCAACCTTGGACATTCTGTGTAATCTCTGATCCAGAAGTCAAGAAAAAAATCAGATTAGCCGCTGAGGAAGAAGAGAGAATCAGTTACGACGGTAGAATGAGTGAAACTTGGAAGTCAGACTTAAAACCCTTGGGAACAAATTGGGAAAAACCATTTTTAGAAGATGCTCCTTACTTAATTGTGGTCTTCAAGCAGTCTTATGGTATGGAAAACGGAGCAAAAGTTCAACATTATTATGTAAGCGAATCCGTTGGAATAGCATGTGGGTTTTTAATTGCGGCAATTCACCAAGCTGGATTGGTAGCAGTCACCCACACTCCTAGTCCCATGAATTTTTTAAGCCAAATTCTCCATCGTCCTTCCCATGAAAAACCATTTTTATTGGTACCAGTGGGATATCCCAAGGAAGAAACCTATGTACCTGATATTCACCGAAAATCTCTTGAGGAAATAATGATAAGGTTCTAA
- a CDS encoding NAD(P)/FAD-dependent oxidoreductase, which translates to MSNTNSVVIVGGGLAGLVSAYLLAKNGQKVLLIEKKEYPLHRVCGEYVSNEARDFLVREGLFPKELDFPQIHNFLFSDVLGNSTTIPLDLGGFGISRFVFDHFLYEQAINVGVEIKLKTQVFEVEFIERENQFCLSLSDGSKCFAYYVIGAFGKRSKLDKALKRSFIERRSPFIGVKYHVKTDFLRDTVALHNFEGGYCGINAIEEEKFNICYLGSREQLREFGSIEVMEREQLWKNPILRDLLKNSDFLFDKPEVINEINFEPKQPVENHILMVGDAAGLITPLCGNGMAMAIQSGKLAAESIIEGGLRNLVERRYEQQWKGLFQKRLWFGRQIQTLFGAKKSSVFAGKLIGNFPMIANFIVKNTHGRPF; encoded by the coding sequence TTGAGCAATACAAATTCAGTTGTCATCGTTGGAGGGGGCTTAGCAGGCTTAGTTTCAGCCTATTTGCTGGCCAAAAATGGCCAAAAAGTACTTTTGATCGAGAAAAAGGAGTACCCTCTTCATCGGGTTTGTGGTGAGTATGTTTCCAATGAAGCGCGGGATTTTTTAGTACGTGAAGGACTATTTCCCAAAGAATTGGACTTCCCTCAGATTCATAATTTTTTGTTTTCTGACGTTTTGGGAAATTCAACGACCATTCCTTTGGATCTAGGTGGTTTTGGGATCAGTCGATTCGTTTTTGATCATTTTTTATATGAACAGGCAATAAACGTCGGAGTAGAGATCAAGCTCAAGACCCAAGTGTTCGAGGTGGAGTTTATAGAAAGAGAAAATCAGTTTTGTTTAAGCTTATCGGATGGTTCAAAGTGCTTCGCCTATTATGTAATTGGAGCTTTTGGAAAGCGATCAAAACTAGATAAAGCTTTAAAAAGATCTTTTATAGAGCGAAGAAGTCCATTTATAGGAGTCAAATACCATGTAAAAACAGATTTTCTAAGAGACACAGTAGCCTTGCATAATTTTGAAGGAGGTTATTGTGGGATCAATGCTATCGAGGAGGAAAAATTCAACATCTGTTACTTAGGAAGTAGAGAACAATTAAGAGAATTTGGCTCTATCGAAGTGATGGAGCGTGAGCAACTGTGGAAAAATCCCATTTTAAGAGACTTATTAAAGAATAGTGACTTCCTTTTTGATAAGCCTGAAGTCATCAATGAAATTAATTTCGAACCAAAACAGCCAGTTGAAAATCATATTCTGATGGTAGGAGATGCTGCTGGCCTAATCACACCTCTTTGTGGGAATGGCATGGCGATGGCAATTCAATCCGGAAAATTAGCTGCAGAATCTATTATAGAAGGAGGATTAAGGAATTTGGTAGAAAGGCGTTATGAGCAACAATGGAAGGGTTTATTTCAAAAAAGGTTATGGTTTGGAAGACAAATTCAAACCCTTTTTGGAGCAAAGAAGAGTTCTGTTTTTGCAGGAAAATTGATTGGGAATTTTCCAATGATTGCCAATTTCATTGTAAAGAATACTCATGGGAGACCATTTTAA